Proteins from a single region of Mycoplasmopsis edwardii:
- a CDS encoding DUF5655 domain-containing protein has translation MYTIDSYDISDKARVLFDNLEEKILKLKDVSRNYTKIYIAYKFKSNFVCIVFRKKGLTIVVDMKVNEINNPQEVPLEDISKVGSWGTGDTKIILNNLKDVDDVMDIIKQSYELQKNK, from the coding sequence ATTTACACAATTGATTCATATGATATCAGTGATAAAGCTAGAGTTTTATTTGATAATCTTGAAGAAAAAATTCTTAAACTTAAAGATGTAAGTAGAAATTATACAAAAATTTATATTGCTTATAAATTTAAAAGTAATTTTGTTTGCATAGTTTTTAGAAAAAAAGGATTAACTATTGTTGTTGATATGAAAGTTAATGAAATAAACAACCCTCAAGAAGTACCGTTAGAAGACATTTCTAAAGTAGGCAGTTGAGGAACTGGCGACACAAAAATAATTTTAAATAATCTAAAAGATGTGGACGATGTTATGGATATCATTAAACAATCTTACGAATTACAAAAAAATAAATAG
- a CDS encoding DUF262 domain-containing protein, whose product MIVKATNIETIFEQNNQYTIPIFQRLYSWDTSNCNRLWNDILQIQSQNKKSHFLGSIVSVLEEEDIAGANKYMIIDGQQRITTLTLLLIALRNIVFNDLKLCKSEISTDESTNNNCKLKLIEEKSKSLESLNKFLLNTNESDDKKYKLLLTEDDRVVFNCLIDKPDENWNLPEKVKSKILNSYNFFKNSIQNSIIKNEFDLEKLLEAIGKLQIVSIILKHGEDDPQSIFECLNSTGKVLSQSDLVRNYILMNFSGKNQKELYKEYWKPFEKLFEGANQDIHMDDFIRDYLSIKLNKIFRKDKIYKQFKDWSGNNNFESIKELCADMRNMAEIYINIKTPKKFSEKLNKLFEEINILDISVMNPFLMVILKKFKDEKIFQNDLIEILKLCISYVLRRSICGMATNALNKVFLALAKSANENFDGNYLNSIKAFFKQANNYNKFPDDEEFKKAFKNSQIYKKTYIKYILTKLEHYDTKNVMVTGNMSIEHIMPQNKNLSKEWKNMLKANSNDKWEEVQDKYLHTIGNLTLTNYNSEMGDRTFEDKRTIRGGFNDTPLRINKYVVEQSEWTKEQIVERADQLSVIALKIWNYPYITEEELEHYKKIMTKINQFTQLIHMISVIKLEFYLIILKKKFLNLKM is encoded by the coding sequence ATGATAGTAAAAGCAACGAATATAGAAACAATTTTCGAACAAAATAACCAATATACAATCCCTATTTTTCAGCGTTTATATAGTTGAGATACAAGTAATTGTAATAGACTTTGAAACGACATTTTACAGATACAAAGCCAGAATAAAAAAAGTCATTTTTTAGGTTCAATTGTTAGTGTTCTTGAAGAAGAAGATATTGCTGGTGCAAATAAGTACATGATTATTGACGGACAACAAAGAATAACTACTTTAACTTTGTTATTGATTGCATTGAGAAATATCGTTTTTAATGATTTGAAACTATGTAAATCGGAGATAAGCACCGATGAATCTACAAATAATAATTGCAAATTGAAATTAATAGAAGAGAAATCGAAATCATTAGAGTCATTAAACAAATTTTTATTAAATACCAATGAATCTGACGATAAAAAATATAAACTATTATTAACAGAAGATGATAGGGTTGTTTTTAACTGTTTAATTGATAAACCTGATGAAAATTGAAATTTGCCCGAAAAAGTTAAATCAAAAATACTAAATTCTTATAATTTCTTTAAAAATAGTATTCAAAATAGTATTATCAAAAATGAATTTGATTTAGAAAAACTCTTAGAAGCAATTGGTAAGCTTCAAATTGTATCAATAATACTAAAGCATGGAGAAGATGACCCGCAAAGTATATTTGAATGTTTAAACTCGACTGGAAAAGTATTATCTCAATCTGATTTAGTTAGAAACTATATATTAATGAATTTTAGTGGAAAAAATCAAAAAGAATTATATAAAGAATACTGAAAACCTTTTGAAAAATTATTTGAAGGTGCAAATCAAGATATCCACATGGATGATTTTATTAGAGATTATTTGAGTATTAAACTTAATAAAATTTTTAGAAAAGACAAAATATATAAACAATTTAAAGATTGAAGCGGTAATAATAACTTTGAAAGTATCAAAGAACTTTGTGCCGATATGAGAAATATGGCTGAAATTTATATTAATATCAAAACTCCTAAAAAATTTAGTGAAAAATTAAATAAATTATTTGAAGAAATTAATATACTAGACATAAGTGTTATGAACCCATTTTTAATGGTAATTCTTAAAAAATTTAAAGATGAAAAAATTTTTCAAAATGATTTAATTGAAATTCTTAAATTGTGTATTAGCTATGTTTTGAGAAGAAGTATATGTGGAATGGCTACGAATGCATTGAACAAAGTATTTTTGGCTTTGGCAAAGTCTGCAAATGAAAATTTTGATGGTAACTATTTAAATTCAATAAAAGCATTTTTTAAACAAGCAAATAATTATAATAAATTTCCTGATGATGAAGAATTTAAAAAAGCTTTTAAAAATAGCCAGATATATAAAAAGACATATATTAAATACATTTTGACCAAATTGGAACATTATGACACTAAAAATGTAATGGTTACAGGCAATATGTCAATCGAACACATTATGCCACAAAATAAAAATCTTTCCAAAGAATGAAAAAACATGCTGAAAGCTAATTCTAATGATAAATGAGAAGAAGTTCAAGATAAGTATCTTCACACAATTGGTAATTTAACATTAACAAATTATAATTCTGAAATGGGGGATAGAACATTCGAAGATAAAAGAACAATTAGAGGTGGATTTAATGATACACCATTACGGATTAATAAATATGTTGTTGAACAATCTGAATGGACCAAAGAACAGATAGTAGAAAGAGCTGATCAATTAAGTGTAATAGCATTGAAAATATGAAACTATCCATATATCACGGAAGAAGAATTAGAACATTATAAAAAGATAATGACAAAAATAAACCAATTTACACAATTGATTCATATGATATCAGTGATAAAGCTAGAGTTTTATTTGATAATCTTGAAGAAAAAATTCTTAAACTTAAAGATGTAA
- a CDS encoding GIY-YIG nuclease family protein, translating to MTQKHQEILQKIEQVKESPGIYLWKDINGEIIYIGKAKKLKKRMKQYFTGSLNSYKTSKMFEQIADYEVIYTLNERDALHLEERMIKENTPKYNIKLVYSSKSPYIKVFIDSKNLIKFGFSEKVSKKHNSENEFYYGPLFYNDEHKNFIDVLKSFYTYKEGILITKQSYREAKIIFDEIIEIFKFKNNDFVNKLYDEELRFASLFEFDNAIKYQKAQEFLRKTKEPQVTEIEKIFKVDYIVFKQINNIALVGVKSYNYGITTNFFIKYFYWNGLLEEFIENFLDTFYKDKILPKQIFINETSVQYINEINTQFKSLISIAKIGTNANILKNIELNLDEKYKSLSNDKGESIFKEISQKLGIEVNNLYIFDNSFEKNKDGVGAVLEINQFNYNKPILHKWNLEKEIANFEKENDLKYMYFNVLKFLKLYEASVKENDVFVADGAINQIKEIQEALKNYGFKNKIIGLVKNDFHKTQKVIDENNNTLSFSQTTFKFFESAQFKVDKRAKEYLNKRRIDKLLNSEVLNIPGVGEKTELKLIKKFQTFDNLKKATLSELEQVVSKKQAKEIYNFYNNDKDNKS from the coding sequence ATGACTCAAAAACATCAAGAAATTTTACAAAAAATTGAACAAGTAAAAGAATCTCCAGGTATTTATCTCTGAAAAGATATTAATGGTGAAATTATTTATATTGGTAAAGCTAAAAAGCTAAAAAAACGTATGAAACAGTATTTTACTGGATCATTAAATTCATACAAAACTTCAAAAATGTTTGAACAAATCGCTGATTATGAAGTTATCTATACACTTAATGAACGTGATGCACTACATCTTGAAGAAAGAATGATTAAAGAAAATACCCCAAAATATAATATTAAACTTGTATATAGTTCAAAAAGCCCTTATATTAAGGTATTTATTGATAGTAAAAACCTTATTAAATTTGGTTTTAGTGAAAAAGTTAGCAAAAAACATAATTCAGAAAATGAATTTTATTATGGGCCATTATTTTATAATGATGAACATAAAAACTTTATTGATGTTTTAAAGAGTTTTTATACTTATAAAGAGGGTATTTTAATAACTAAACAAAGTTATCGAGAAGCTAAAATAATTTTTGATGAAATTATTGAAATTTTTAAATTTAAAAACAATGATTTTGTTAATAAGTTATATGATGAAGAATTGCGTTTTGCTTCATTATTTGAATTTGATAATGCAATTAAATATCAAAAAGCCCAGGAATTCTTAAGAAAAACAAAAGAGCCACAAGTAACTGAGATTGAGAAAATTTTTAAAGTTGATTATATTGTTTTTAAGCAAATTAATAACATTGCATTAGTTGGTGTCAAGAGTTATAACTACGGAATCACAACAAATTTTTTTATTAAATATTTTTACTGAAATGGCCTTTTGGAAGAATTTATAGAAAACTTTTTAGATACATTTTATAAAGATAAAATTTTACCTAAACAAATTTTCATTAATGAAACTTCTGTTCAATATATTAATGAAATTAACACACAATTTAAGTCACTAATTAGTATCGCTAAAATTGGTACTAACGCAAATATTTTAAAAAATATTGAGCTTAATCTTGATGAAAAGTATAAGTCACTTTCAAACGACAAAGGCGAAAGTATTTTTAAAGAAATATCACAAAAACTAGGTATTGAAGTTAATAATCTTTATATTTTTGATAATTCGTTTGAAAAAAACAAAGATGGTGTAGGAGCGGTGCTAGAAATTAATCAATTCAACTATAATAAACCTATTTTACATAAGTGGAATTTAGAAAAAGAAATTGCAAATTTCGAAAAAGAAAATGACCTTAAATACATGTATTTTAATGTTTTGAAATTCTTAAAACTATATGAAGCGAGTGTAAAAGAAAATGATGTTTTTGTCGCAGACGGAGCAATCAATCAAATTAAAGAAATTCAAGAAGCTCTTAAAAATTATGGATTTAAAAATAAAATTATTGGTTTAGTAAAAAATGATTTTCATAAAACACAAAAAGTTATTGATGAAAACAATAATACATTAAGTTTTAGCCAAACAACATTTAAATTTTTTGAAAGTGCACAATTTAAAGTTGACAAAAGAGCCAAAGAATATTTAAACAAAAGAAGAATTGATAAATTACTAAATTCAGAAGTTTTAAACATTCCTGGAGTTGGTGAGAAAACTGAATTAAAACTAATTAAAAAGTTTCAAACTTTTGATAATTTAAAAAAAGCAACTTTATCGGAATTAGAACAAGTTGTTTCTAAAAAACAAGCAAAAGAAATTTATAATTTTTACAATAATGACAAAGATAATAAAAGTTAA
- a CDS encoding replication-associated recombination protein A — MKKNLANSLRPSNLSQIIGQDHIKELLQKVAYKKLQNSFIFFGESGIGKTSTAIALAKEMDLPFDYFNASIGSKGELVELLKTNKILIIDEIHRLNKDKQEILLSYLEFDKIIVYATTTENPYFKVVPAIRSRMQILEFHKLSIQDIVYGLREIIKNNFPDLKISNEKLAMLASYSSGDYRASINNLQMLAFLKQDLNEISEKDLKTIIPNVSFYTDKNSSEHYNNLSAFHKSLRGSDVNASLYYGFLILASGDHDGLFRRMLAMAYEDIGLANPSIGQRTLAAIQTFERLGMPEGELPISVAIAELALSPKSNSVYLAKEKVKDFILNQGKVFRIPSHLRDSHYKSSVKLGDGIGYKYPHDYPKNWVRQFYLPKEIKDEVFYHPGNNKYENDVKKYWDSIKEAHNNDKE, encoded by the coding sequence ATGAAGAAAAATCTCGCAAATAGTTTACGTCCATCAAATTTATCACAAATTATAGGCCAAGATCACATTAAAGAACTTTTGCAAAAAGTAGCATATAAAAAACTTCAAAATAGTTTTATCTTTTTTGGAGAAAGTGGAATTGGTAAAACTTCAACAGCTATAGCTCTAGCAAAGGAAATGGATTTACCGTTTGATTATTTTAATGCATCTATCGGATCTAAAGGTGAATTAGTAGAATTATTAAAAACTAATAAGATTTTAATAATTGATGAAATACATAGGTTAAATAAAGATAAACAAGAGATTTTATTATCATATTTAGAATTTGACAAAATTATTGTTTATGCAACTACTACAGAAAACCCATATTTTAAAGTTGTGCCCGCTATTAGAAGTAGGATGCAAATTCTTGAGTTTCATAAACTTTCAATTCAAGATATTGTTTATGGATTAAGGGAAATAATTAAAAATAATTTTCCAGATCTAAAAATCAGTAATGAAAAACTTGCTATGTTAGCAAGTTATTCATCTGGAGATTATCGTGCAAGTATTAATAACTTGCAAATGCTTGCATTCTTAAAACAAGATTTAAATGAAATATCAGAAAAAGACTTGAAAACAATTATCCCTAACGTTAGCTTTTATACTGATAAAAATTCTTCAGAACATTATAATAATCTTTCAGCATTTCATAAGTCATTGCGTGGTTCAGATGTTAATGCAAGTTTATATTATGGATTTTTAATTTTAGCAAGCGGTGATCATGATGGTCTTTTCAGAAGAATGCTTGCCATGGCTTATGAAGATATTGGTTTAGCAAATCCTTCAATTGGTCAAAGAACTTTAGCTGCAATTCAAACATTTGAAAGATTAGGTATGCCTGAAGGGGAATTACCAATATCAGTAGCTATTGCAGAACTTGCTTTATCACCAAAAAGTAATTCAGTTTACTTAGCAAAAGAAAAAGTAAAAGATTTTATTTTAAATCAAGGAAAAGTTTTTAGGATACCAAGTCACTTAAGAGATTCACATTATAAATCATCAGTAAAACTTGGGGATGGGATTGGGTATAAATATCCTCATGATTATCCTAAAAATTGAGTAAGGCAATTTTATCTACCTAAAGAAATTAAAGATGAAGTATTTTATCATCCAGGAAATAATAAATACGAAAATGATGTTAAAAAATATTGAGATTCAATTAAAGAAGCTCATAATAATGATAAGGAGTAA
- a CDS encoding phenylalanine--tRNA ligase subunit alpha yields the protein MLNLEQINNLEDLKKAKADAFGNEGEIFKLQKKLKSASIEEKKALGQEINKLKKSYEEFFAQAEQRVKDILINNKINSEFIDVSEPSRKPGSLNPITIIEERLKDWFIQHGYYEQKASEIVSDLYNFEKLNIPQDHPARAMHDSLYLNATTLLRTHNTGVTAVVLEENKNKELGTFAIGKVYRNDEDDATHSHQFTQLDFVAVGKVSFPNLIWTLKSMLSYVLEEEVEIRLRPSYFPFTEPSVEVDVFYNNRWIEILGAGMLHPRVLEMAGFDNQMNGFAAGLGIERITMIKYGFSDIRDLYRNDLRVMEQFNNER from the coding sequence ATGTTAAATTTAGAACAAATTAATAACTTAGAAGATCTTAAAAAAGCTAAAGCAGATGCTTTTGGTAATGAAGGTGAAATTTTTAAATTACAAAAAAAACTTAAAAGTGCTTCAATTGAAGAAAAAAAAGCATTAGGTCAAGAAATTAATAAACTTAAAAAATCTTATGAAGAATTCTTTGCACAAGCAGAGCAAAGAGTAAAAGATATTTTAATTAATAACAAAATTAATAGTGAGTTTATTGATGTATCTGAACCTTCAAGAAAACCAGGTTCATTAAATCCAATCACTATTATTGAAGAAAGATTAAAAGATTGATTTATTCAACATGGTTATTATGAACAAAAAGCAAGTGAAATTGTTTCTGACTTATATAACTTTGAAAAACTTAATATTCCACAAGATCATCCCGCTAGAGCAATGCATGATTCATTATATTTAAATGCAACTACTTTATTAAGAACTCATAACACAGGTGTTACAGCAGTTGTTTTAGAAGAAAATAAAAATAAAGAATTAGGAACTTTTGCTATTGGTAAAGTGTATCGTAATGATGAAGATGACGCAACACATTCACACCAATTTACTCAACTTGACTTTGTTGCTGTTGGTAAAGTAAGTTTCCCTAATTTAATATGAACACTTAAGTCAATGCTTTCATATGTTTTAGAAGAAGAAGTTGAAATTAGACTTCGTCCAAGTTATTTCCCATTCACTGAACCTAGTGTTGAAGTTGATGTTTTCTACAACAACAGATGAATTGAAATTCTAGGTGCAGGAATGCTACACCCTAGAGTTTTAGAGATGGCTGGTTTTGATAACCAAATGAACGGATTTGCTGCAGGTCTTGGGATTGAAAGAATTACAATGATTAAATATGGATTTAGCGATATTAGAGATCTTTATAGAAATGATTTAAGAGTTATGGAGCAATTTAATAATGAAAGATAG
- a CDS encoding uracil-DNA glycosylase, which yields MKDSFLNILQFEGKKEYFQVILKELANSEKNGKAVFPHQMDLFRPFEYFQVKDTKLIILGQDPYPQINIADGLAFSTGHIKTPASLKNIFREIQKDFPKTTFKTNSLQKWAKQGVLLLNSVLTVEENNPNSHKGIGWEEFVKATIQEVIKQNPKVLVLALGNQAHNVLDSALKFMNYDQDNVFKLSHPSPLGYRHSFENSGVFKKINQKLIALKQEPIDWNL from the coding sequence ATGAAAGATAGTTTTTTAAATATTTTACAATTTGAAGGTAAAAAAGAATATTTTCAAGTTATCTTAAAAGAATTAGCAAACTCAGAAAAAAATGGAAAAGCAGTTTTTCCGCACCAAATGGACTTATTTAGACCATTTGAATATTTTCAAGTTAAAGATACGAAATTAATTATTTTGGGACAAGATCCTTATCCACAAATTAATATTGCTGATGGTCTTGCATTTTCAACAGGGCACATTAAAACACCGGCAAGTTTAAAAAATATTTTTAGAGAAATTCAAAAAGATTTTCCTAAAACAACATTCAAAACGAATTCATTACAAAAATGAGCTAAGCAAGGTGTTTTATTATTAAACTCAGTTTTAACGGTTGAAGAAAATAATCCTAATTCTCACAAAGGAATTGGATGAGAAGAATTTGTTAAAGCAACAATTCAAGAAGTAATTAAACAAAACCCTAAAGTTTTAGTTCTTGCTTTAGGTAATCAAGCACATAACGTTTTAGATAGTGCACTTAAATTTATGAACTATGATCAAGATAATGTTTTCAAACTATCACATCCTTCGCCACTTGGATATAGACATAGCTTTGAAAACTCAGGTGTTTTCAAAAAAATTAATCAAAAATTAATTGCATTAAAACAAGAACCAATTGATTGAAATTTATAG